A region of Propionispora hippei DSM 15287 DNA encodes the following proteins:
- a CDS encoding MotA/TolQ/ExbB proton channel family protein — MEFLSQCFTLFHKGGPVMYLMLLCSFLVVTITVERFIYYRNAATDTSAFIRKLQPLLERQRIGEAIQLCEQLPKTVSQVALQGLLAYQRGSQIENALESSATLTAAKLRQYLNYLSAIVTLSPLLGLLGTVVGMITTFSVLNMKAGQPMAITGGVGEALIATATGLTVAVLSFVVHVYFSHRVDSLITDMESVCAMVINFLPAKKAARRDSHEIA, encoded by the coding sequence ATGGAATTTTTATCCCAATGCTTCACGTTATTTCATAAAGGCGGTCCGGTCATGTACCTTATGCTGCTTTGTTCCTTCCTCGTCGTCACCATCACTGTAGAACGGTTTATCTATTACCGGAATGCAGCGACCGACACGTCCGCCTTTATCCGCAAGTTGCAGCCGCTCCTTGAAAGGCAGCGAATTGGTGAAGCCATTCAGCTTTGCGAGCAACTGCCGAAAACCGTCTCACAGGTTGCCCTGCAAGGCTTGCTGGCCTACCAACGGGGCAGTCAAATAGAAAATGCCCTCGAAAGCTCAGCTACGCTCACGGCTGCCAAACTGCGGCAATATCTCAATTATCTAAGCGCCATCGTTACCCTTTCCCCCCTATTGGGTTTGTTGGGTACTGTCGTCGGCATGATCACAACCTTCAGCGTCCTCAACATGAAGGCCGGTCAGCCTATGGCCATCACCGGCGGGGTTGGCGAGGCACTGATTGCCACAGCCACCGGCCTGACTGTAGCGGTACTGTCGTTTGTGGTCCATGTCTATTTTTCGCACCGCGTGGACTCGCTTATTACCGATATGGAATCGGTCTGCGCCATGGTCATTA